In the Brassica napus cultivar Da-Ae unplaced genomic scaffold, Da-Ae ScsIHWf_886;HRSCAF=1258, whole genome shotgun sequence genome, one interval contains:
- the LOC106451851 gene encoding probable histone H2A.2 codes for MAGRGKTLGSGVAKKATSRSSKAGLQFPVGRIARFLKNGKYAERVGAGAPVYLAAVLEYLAAEVLELAGNAARDNKKTRIVPRHIQLAVRNDEELSKLLGDVTIANGGVMPNIHNLLLPKKAGGASKPSGDDE; via the exons atGGCGGGTCGTGGAAAAACTCTCGGATCTGGGGTTGCTAAGAAGGCGACGTCTCGGAGCAGTAAGGCCGGTCTCCAGTTCCCCGTCGGTCGTATCGCCCGGTTCTTGAAGAACGGCAAGTACGCCGAACGTGTCGGCGCCGGAGCTCCGGTCTACTTGGCCGCCGTACTCGAATACCTCGCCGCGGAG GTTTTGGAATTGGCTGGGAACGCGGCGAGGGACAACAAGAAGACAAGAATCGTGCCGCGTCACATTCAATTGGCGGTGAGGAACGATGAGGAGCTGAGCAAGTTGCTTGGAGACGTGACGATTGCTAATGGAGGTGTGATGCCCAACAttcacaatcttcttcttcccaagAAGGCTGGTGGTGCTTCCAAACCTTCCGGTGACGACGAATAG
- the LOC125606447 gene encoding putative F-box protein At3g20705: protein MKTKISNLPMELLEEILSRVPVKSIVTVRSTCKSWNVLTKDQSFANKHIEKAAAAQRERVVLVITGDTNDLVLSVNPYDFHNKTFGPCINRKGILITQKNSDKVCFVQRVFHCNGLLLCIWRRNKRWLLVYNPYWGKTRWIECPIQRSCNELFAFGYDKSCGSHKIFRLSTSDNFDIYDLSCDSWKTRPHAAFHSNNVIKYTEPGVSLKGNSYWLAKDKQSGKNFLQCFDFTSEAFGPQLPIPCEFFSFASLSSVKEEKLALLFKHQCGTKVDVWVTDKIEPGAVSWSKLFKVETLQLLCHGCMFGSFLIDEEKKTVVVFYIFGGCYTKSRYIIDGESGDIRQVERIGSQYSKLYNLVGCYVPSSVQV from the coding sequence ATGAAGACGAAGATATCCAATCTTCCTATGGAATTGCTAGAGGAGATTCTCTCTAGGGTTCCGGTGAAATCCATAGTAACAGTACGATCTACTTGCAAAAGCTGGAACGTTTTAACTAAAGATCAAAGTTTTGCCAATAAGCACATTGAAAAAGCAGCAGCAGCACAACGAGAAAGGGTGGTTCTTGTGATCACGGGGGATACCAATGATCTTGTGTTAAGCGTCAATCCTTATGACTTTCACAACAAAACCTTTGGTCCATGCATAAATCGTAAAGGTATACTTATTACTCAAAAAAACTCAGATAAAGTTTGCTTTGTACAACGTGTCTTTCACTGCAACGGTTTACTGCTATGTATATGGAGACGCAACAAACGTTGGCTTTTGGTTTATAACCCGTATTGGGGTAAAACAAGATGGATCGAATGCCCAATACAACGTTCGTGTAATGAGTTGTTTGCTTTTGGATACGACAAATCATGTGGTAGCCATAAAATCTTTAGGCTAAGCACCAGTGATAATTTCGACATCTACGACTTGAGTTGTGATTCATGGAAGACTCGTCCTCATGCAGCTTTTCACAGCAACAATGTAATAAAGTATACTGAACCTGGCGTGTCTTTGAAGGGAAACTCTTACTGGCTTGCTAAAGATAAGCAATCAGGAAAGAATTTCTTACAGTGTTTTGATTTTACGAGTGAGGCTTTTGGACCGCAACTGCCTATACCAtgtgagtttttttcttttgcgtCTCTGTCTTCGGTTAAAGAAGAGAAGCTTGCATTGTTGTTTAAACACCAGTGTGGTACTAAGGTTGATGTTTGGGTTACGGATAAGATCGAGCCCGGCGCTGTGTCGTGGAGCAAGTTGTTCAAAGTTGAAACGTTGCAATTACTCTGTCATGGTTGTATGTTTGGGAGTTTCTTGATTGACGAGGAGAAGAAGACCGTGgtggttttttatattttcggcGGATGTTACACAAAAAGTAGATATATCATTGATGGGGAGAGTGGTGATATCAGACAAGTGGAGAGAATAGGTTCTCAATACTCGAAACTTTACAATCTTGTCGGCTGTTATGTTCCAAGCTCTGTGCAAGTCTAA
- the LOC111213396 gene encoding organic cation/carnitine transporter 4-like, whose translation MESPEDNNNNVRQPLLDSPAKKAADEVERLCIDDMLQRYCGEFGRWQMKHFVLTCLAWALEAFHTMVMIFADQEPNWRCVGSDCPVGSSYCDMDPGSWEWTEGKGSSTVSEWGLVCGEKYKIGLVQALFFAGCMIGAGVFGHLSDSKLGRKGSLTVVCIINAIFGIATAFSPNYWVYVALRFLTGFSTGGVGLTAFVLATEPVGPSKRGVAGMSTFYFFSTGIALLSGIAYVFRSWRELFIVSSLPSLFFLLIVIPFISESPRWYLVRGRVDEAMELMHTIAKTNGRHIPAGVTLSLDDEEDKEGERNNVVEGSLKDVLNSPLTRIRLILAIAISFTVSIVYYGLSLNVGNLKTNLYLNVFLNAVTEMPAFAITAVLLDRYGRKPLTIGTQWFSCVFCITGFVVGGVGLWKTVRMVSGVLGIFGMAGTYNLLFIYIAELFPTVVRNAALGCATQAAQMGAILAPFVVVLGEGLPFGVFAVCGLVGGGLAFYLPETLNKPMYDTMFGMHEAESNRGRDQVC comes from the exons ATGGAATCTCCGGAGGATAACAATAACAACGTCCGGCAACCGCTGCTGGATAGTCCAGCGAAGAAAGCAGCCGACGAGGTGGAGAGATTATGCATAGACGATATGCTACAGCGATACTGCGGCGAGTTTGGTCGGTGGCAGATGAAGCACTTCGTGCTGACGTGTCTTGCCTGGGCACTAGAGGCGTTTCACACCATGGTGATGATATTCGCCGATCAAGAACCGAACTGGAGGTGCGTCGGGTCGGATTGTCCGGTCGGATCTTCGTATTGCGATATGGATCCGGGTTCTTGGGAATGGACAGAAGGCAAAGGAAGCTCCACGGTGTCGGAGTGGGGATTGGTGTGCGGCGAGAAGTATAAGATCGGTCTCGTTCAAGCCCTCTTCTTCGCTGGTTGCATGATCG GTGCGGGAGTATTCGGACACCTCTCGGACTCGAAGCTAGGAAGAAAAGGCTCACTAACAGTTGTCTGCATCATCAATGCAATCTTTGGCATCGCAACAGCTTTCTCCCCAAACTACTGGGTCTACGTGGCTCTCAGATTCTTAACCGGTTTCAGCACCGGTGGTGTCGGTCTAACCGCGTTCGTCCTAGCCACAGAACCGGTTGGACCAAGCAAACGCGGTGTAGCCGGAATGTCGACGTTCTACTTCTTCTCCACCGGCATTGCGCTCCTCTCCGGGATAGCTTACGTTTTCAGGTCGTGGAGAGAGCTTTTCATAGTATCGTCATTACCGTCTCTCTTTTTCCTCCTCATCGTCATTCCGTTTATCTCTGAGTCCCCGAGGTGGTATCTAGTTAGAGGCAGAGTAGACGAGGCTATGGAGCTGATGCATACGATAGCTAAAACGAACGGCCGTCACATTCCAGCTGGTGTCACACTTTCTCTAGATGACGAGGAAGATAAGGAGGGCGAGAGGAATAATGTTGTCGAAGGATCGCTGAAAGACGTTTTAAACTCGCCTCTAACGCGGATACGGCTTATCTTAGCCATTGCAATAAGTTTCACTGTCTCGATAGTATACTACGGACTAAGCCTCAACGTAGGCAACCTCAAGACCAATCTCTACCTCAACGTCTTCCTCAACGCCGTCACAGAGATGCCAGCTTTCGCCATCACAGCGGTTTTGTTAGACCGGTACGGGAGGAAACCGTTAACCATAGGGACTCAGTGGTTCAGCTGCGTGTTCTGTATAACGGGTTTCGTTGTAGGAGGCGTCGGTCTGTGGAAAACGGTTAGGATGGTTTCAGGTGTTTTGGGGATTTTTGGAATGGCTGGAACGTACAatcttttgtttatatatatagcgGAGCTGTTTCCTACGGTGGTGAGGAACGCCGCGTTGGGTTGCGCGACTCAAGCGGCTCAGATGGGAGCGATTCTTGCGCCGTTTGTGGTGGTTTTAGGAGAGGGTTTACCGTTTGGTGTGTTTGCGGTTTGTGGGTTAGTGGGAGGTGGGCTTGCGTTTTACTTGCCGGAGACGTTGAACAAGCCCATGTATGATACAATGTTTGGGATGCATGAAGCTGAGAGTAATAGAGGAAGAGATCAAGTGtgttaa